CGTCCCTGCCCGCTGCCCGGTGGCCGCTGTGTCCCCCCCGCAGCCCGGTGACGGTGACAGTGCGGGGTTTTGGGGGGACACAGGCGCCCCGTGTGCGTCACTGCGTGTTTGGGGGTGTCCAGGGTGGGCTATAAAGCCGAGCCTGGCACATCCCGGAGCATCCAGGGCATGCAGAACATGGAGAAcgctctgctgtgcctgctctgcctgctgggctcCGGCCTCGTCCTGCTCGGCACCCCCGAACCGGTACCGGAGCTCCGGCCCGGACTGAGCCCgcccgggcacggccgggagGAGCCGgagctggtgaggggctgggggagcggggcggggggtCCCCAGCACCCCCCGTGAGGGTTTGGGGCATTTCGGGGTGTTCCTGTCCTCCCCATGAGGGTTTGAGGCCTTTCGGGGTGTTCCTGTTCCCCCAATGAGGGTTTGGGGCGTTTCGGGGTGTTCCTGTTCCCCCAGTGAGGGTTTGGGGCGTTTCGGGGTGTTCCTGTTCCCCCAATGAGGGTTTGGGGCGTTTCGGGGTGTTCCTGTTCCCCCAATGAGGGTTTGGGGCGTTTCGGGAGGTTCCTTTTCCTTGGGCGTCCCGGGAATGACCCTCTGGAGTCCCTGGGTGTCCCGGGATTGGGGGTGCCCCTCGGAGCCCCTGATATCCCGGCATTTCGGGGTGCCCCTCTGGAGCCCCTGATATCCCGGCATTTCGGGGTGCCCCTCGGAGCCCCTGATGTCCCGGCATTTCGGGGTGCCCCTCTGCTCTCCGCGGCAGGCGGAGGCGCTCCGGGAGGTTCTGGCCGAGCTGGGGACGCGGGAGTCGCCGGCGCTGGAGAAGAGGCTGAGCTGGGTGCCCTGGGTacggcggggctgggggcggctctgggggaccccaaacccccctttGGCGGGGATCCGGCCCCGGGGCTGACGGTGCCGCCCCGCAGTGCGAGCCCCGGGAGCCGTGCGCGGTGCGGCGCGGAGCGCGCATCGGGAAACTCTGCAGCTGCCCCCGCGGCACCTCCTGCAACCTCTTCATCCTCAAGTGCTCCTGAGCgagcggggacaccgggggacaaCGGGGGACACCGGCTGCCACCCGGGAGGGGCGCAGAGGGGAAGCCGCGGGTCCCAGCCCCGTCCCCGCACCGGGATGGATCCGCACGGCACTGCCCGAGCCCCGGCCCGTGGGGCTGGCCGTGTCCAGGGACACATTAAACCATTGGATCCCAGCCTGCCGCCTGCTTTTTTTTCGGGGAT
The DNA window shown above is from Ammospiza caudacuta isolate bAmmCau1 chromosome 28, bAmmCau1.pri, whole genome shotgun sequence and carries:
- the LOC131569039 gene encoding cocaine- and amphetamine-regulated transcript protein-like, yielding MQNMENALLCLLCLLGSGLVLLGTPEPVPELRPGLSPPGHGREEPELAEALREVLAELGTRESPALEKRLSWVPWCEPREPCAVRRGARIGKLCSCPRGTSCNLFILKCS